A part of Actinoallomurus bryophytorum genomic DNA contains:
- a CDS encoding TetR/AcrR family transcriptional regulator, with the protein MSSQMTSESPRQGLNARQAETVDKLLAAGLAEVREVGHEALTIRTVAQRAGVSPATAYTYLASKNHLFAELFWRHLAADDAARAGGHGDAVKRVQNAVHGMVARIVAEPELAAAVTPALLGADPDVARLRLRIGGEFLARFEAALREPGSDEPADPAVLEVLVFTFSGALLQAGMGLLTYDAMAGRLESAVAVILRGNEVGR; encoded by the coding sequence ATGTCCAGTCAGATGACCAGCGAGTCCCCGCGACAAGGGCTGAACGCTCGTCAGGCCGAGACCGTCGACAAGCTCCTGGCGGCCGGCCTGGCCGAGGTGCGCGAGGTCGGTCACGAGGCCTTGACCATTCGCACCGTCGCCCAGCGGGCAGGTGTCTCGCCGGCCACGGCGTACACCTATCTCGCGTCGAAGAACCACCTCTTCGCCGAGCTGTTCTGGCGCCATCTGGCGGCCGACGACGCGGCACGCGCGGGCGGGCACGGGGACGCGGTCAAGCGCGTCCAGAACGCGGTGCACGGCATGGTGGCGCGGATCGTCGCGGAGCCCGAGCTGGCCGCCGCGGTGACGCCGGCGCTGCTGGGCGCCGACCCCGATGTCGCACGGCTCCGGTTGCGGATCGGCGGCGAGTTCCTCGCCCGGTTCGAGGCCGCGCTGAGGGAGCCCGGAAGTGACGAGCCTGCCGACCCGGCGGTGCTCGAGGTGCTGGTGTTCACCTTCTCGGGTGCCTTGCTGCAGGCCGGCATGGGGCTGCTGACCTACGACGCCATGGCCGGCCGCCTGGAGTCCGCGGTGGCCGTGATCCTCCGGGGAAACGAGGTGGGCCGGTGA
- a CDS encoding L-threonylcarbamoyladenylate synthase, whose product MARYFDVHPDNPQPRALRQVVDLIRSDGLVVYPTDSCFALGCRLGNKEGLDRIREIRRLDRDHHFTLVCRDFAQLGQFVQVNTALFRSLKAATPGSYTFILPATKEVPRRLLHPRKKTVGVRIPDRVVTQALLTELGEPLLSSTLLLPGETEAMTQGWEIKERLDHVVDAIVDSGECGAVPSTVIDFSQDEPEILRRGAGDPAPWF is encoded by the coding sequence ATGGCCAGGTACTTCGATGTGCACCCGGATAATCCGCAACCTCGGGCGCTCCGGCAGGTGGTCGACCTCATCCGTTCGGACGGGCTGGTCGTGTACCCGACGGACTCGTGCTTCGCGCTCGGGTGCCGGCTGGGGAACAAGGAGGGCCTCGACCGGATCAGGGAGATCCGCCGCCTCGACCGTGACCACCACTTCACCCTCGTGTGCAGGGACTTCGCGCAGCTCGGCCAGTTCGTGCAGGTCAACACCGCGCTGTTCCGCTCGCTCAAGGCGGCGACTCCCGGCAGCTACACGTTCATCCTGCCGGCGACGAAGGAAGTGCCGCGGCGGCTGCTGCATCCCAGGAAGAAGACCGTCGGGGTCCGGATCCCCGACCGCGTCGTCACGCAGGCGTTGCTGACCGAGCTCGGCGAGCCGCTGCTGTCGAGCACTCTGCTCCTGCCCGGCGAGACCGAAGCCATGACACAAGGCTGGGAGATCAAGGAAAGGCTCGACCATGTGGTGGACGCCATCGTCGACTCCGGCGAGTGCGGCGCCGTGCCGTCGACGGTGATCGATTTCTCCCAGGACGAACCGGAGATCCTCCGCAGAGGCGCTGGAGATCCCGCCCCCTGGTTCTGA
- a CDS encoding SDR family oxidoreductase — MGKKYRHPDRRPAVITGASSGIGAETAKVLAAAGHPVALGARRVDVLEELATAIRAEGGEAVAHRLDVTDDASVAGFAHQVTADLGDVEVVISNAGRVAPGATIEISSERFAREIDLNLVGTHRVVRTFVPGMVERRRGDIVFVSSDVVVRARPFMAAYSAGKWGLEGLVNALQMELEGTGVRASIVRPGPTWSGMGADWDADEAAFVIDQWTRFGLARHPHFLKAKAHADAIATIVGAPRGVHLSLLDVNPEAPVGE; from the coding sequence ATGGGCAAGAAGTACCGCCACCCCGACCGTCGCCCGGCGGTGATCACCGGAGCGTCCTCCGGCATCGGCGCGGAGACCGCGAAGGTCCTCGCGGCCGCGGGCCACCCGGTCGCCCTCGGCGCGCGGCGCGTCGACGTACTCGAGGAACTCGCCACCGCCATCCGTGCCGAGGGCGGTGAGGCCGTCGCGCATCGGCTCGATGTCACCGATGACGCCTCGGTGGCCGGCTTCGCCCACCAGGTGACCGCCGACCTCGGCGACGTCGAGGTCGTCATCAGCAATGCCGGCCGGGTCGCTCCGGGCGCCACCATCGAGATCAGTTCCGAGCGCTTCGCCCGCGAGATCGATCTCAACCTCGTCGGCACCCACCGGGTGGTCCGCACGTTCGTGCCGGGGATGGTCGAGCGCCGGCGCGGCGACATCGTGTTCGTCTCCTCCGACGTGGTCGTCCGCGCCCGGCCGTTCATGGCGGCGTACTCGGCCGGCAAGTGGGGGCTGGAGGGTCTGGTCAACGCTCTCCAGATGGAACTCGAGGGCACCGGCGTGCGGGCCTCGATCGTACGGCCGGGGCCGACCTGGAGTGGCATGGGCGCTGACTGGGACGCCGACGAGGCCGCGTTCGTGATCGACCAGTGGACGCGCTTCGGCCTCGCGCGGCATCCGCACTTCCTCAAGGCCAAGGCGCACGCCGACGCGATCGCCACGATCGTCGGCGCACCCCGCGGTGTCCATCTGAGCCTTCTCGACGTCAATCCCGAAGCACCCGTGGGGGAGTAG
- a CDS encoding AMP-binding protein, with the protein MSLTPRPLNLAVVLEAMADAVPDRNALVTIDREYTYAEIDERATRLANHLVRLGVAPGDHVAVHSANRIEWVDAFYGCMKAGAAPININYKYLHDELAHVYLNADCVAAIIAPEHVTALDALDLPALRHRIVIGPEYDATLAAASRTRIAGRSADDRYVLYTGGTTGYPKGVIWRHEDLIRAALNASRFGAPLESVEQLAAEAAANENPMVMLACGPLMHGGSQWILGNAHVSGATVAFYTEPNFHADKILDLVQKAGVASLTFLGDAMGRPVAEAILAEPDRWDLSSLVAVSNGAAPLSEGVRAEIRRALPGRFILDTYGSSESGAAASKIDDGTGAPAGAPNFGAGPDIEVFDENLKPCPVGVEGMLARSGPMPLGYYKDPVKTAATFQRIGGIRWTIPGDFARREPDGSVTVLGRGSVCVNTGGEKVHPEEVEAVLLRHHDVFDAAVVGTPHERWGQQVTALVQLRDGATATEDDLREHTRGLISNYKVPKRFLLVTEVPRTPVGKIDYPANAALAARLLA; encoded by the coding sequence GTGAGCCTCACCCCCCGTCCTCTCAACCTCGCCGTCGTCCTCGAGGCCATGGCGGACGCCGTCCCGGACCGGAACGCGCTGGTCACCATCGACCGTGAGTACACCTACGCCGAGATCGACGAACGCGCCACCCGCCTGGCCAACCACCTGGTCCGCCTCGGAGTAGCGCCGGGCGACCACGTCGCCGTCCACTCGGCCAACCGCATCGAGTGGGTCGACGCCTTCTACGGATGCATGAAGGCCGGCGCGGCGCCGATCAACATCAACTACAAGTACCTCCACGACGAGCTGGCCCACGTCTACCTGAACGCCGACTGCGTAGCCGCGATCATCGCTCCCGAGCACGTCACGGCGCTCGACGCGCTCGACCTCCCGGCACTGCGGCACCGCATCGTCATCGGCCCGGAGTACGACGCCACACTCGCGGCCGCCTCGCGGACCCGTATCGCCGGCCGCTCGGCCGACGACCGCTACGTCCTCTACACCGGTGGCACCACGGGCTATCCCAAGGGCGTGATCTGGAGGCACGAGGACCTCATCAGGGCCGCGCTCAACGCCAGCCGGTTCGGCGCGCCGCTGGAGTCGGTCGAGCAGCTCGCCGCCGAGGCCGCGGCCAACGAGAACCCCATGGTCATGCTCGCCTGCGGGCCCCTGATGCACGGCGGCAGCCAGTGGATCCTCGGCAACGCCCATGTCTCCGGCGCCACCGTGGCGTTCTACACCGAACCGAACTTTCACGCCGACAAGATCCTTGACCTCGTCCAGAAGGCCGGCGTCGCCTCACTGACCTTCCTCGGAGACGCCATGGGACGTCCGGTCGCCGAGGCCATCCTTGCCGAACCGGACCGCTGGGACCTGTCCAGCCTGGTCGCGGTCTCCAACGGAGCGGCGCCCCTTTCCGAAGGCGTACGCGCCGAGATCCGGCGCGCGCTGCCCGGCCGCTTCATCCTCGACACCTACGGGTCCTCGGAGTCCGGGGCCGCGGCATCGAAGATCGACGACGGCACCGGCGCACCGGCCGGCGCCCCGAACTTCGGCGCCGGCCCCGACATCGAGGTCTTCGACGAGAACCTGAAGCCGTGTCCCGTCGGGGTCGAAGGGATGCTCGCACGCTCGGGCCCCATGCCGCTCGGCTACTACAAGGACCCGGTCAAGACCGCCGCCACCTTCCAGCGGATCGGCGGCATCCGGTGGACCATCCCCGGTGACTTCGCCCGCCGCGAACCGGACGGCTCCGTCACCGTCCTCGGCCGCGGATCGGTCTGCGTCAACACCGGCGGAGAGAAGGTGCACCCCGAGGAGGTCGAGGCCGTGCTGCTGCGCCACCACGACGTCTTCGACGCGGCGGTCGTCGGGACCCCGCACGAGCGCTGGGGCCAGCAGGTCACCGCACTGGTCCAGCTCCGTGACGGCGCCACCGCCACCGAAGACGACCTCCGCGAACACACCCGAGGTCTGATCTCCAACTACAAGGTTCCCAAGAGGTTCCTCCTCGTCACGGAGGTGCCCCGCACTCCGGTCGGCAAGATCGACTACCCGGCCAACGCCGCGCTCGCCGCGCGGCTGCTCGCCTGA
- a CDS encoding cytochrome P450: MMPGDVSDQPINSAINLTSGRFWGRNPHAELAWMRENCPVYWDPSGAVWGASTYFEIKQVSRRPDLFCSGEGIRPDADRMPMMIDMDDPEHKLRRKLVSAGFTPRRVSGRRAYLERVCDEIIDKVCEQGECDLVADLAAQLPLIVIGDALGFEPEDRQSLLKWSDDMLSALTGGDDPALIEDAAEAFARFNDHTAHVIADRRRCPHDDLISTLIDSRVDGSHLDQDSLLVELLLILIGGDETTRHVISGGAWQLFLHPEQRRRLTGDLALIPTAVEEMLRWVSPIKNMARTATRDTRLNGRTIHEGDKLLLLYPSANRDALVFADPGTFDIGRSPNEHLAFGNGPHFCLGNSLARLEMTVMFEKLLTRLPDIEPVDRQEPAYRPANFVSGYETMPVRFTPTRRSGATA, from the coding sequence ATGATGCCGGGAGACGTCTCAGACCAGCCGATCAACAGTGCGATCAATCTGACGAGTGGCCGGTTCTGGGGCCGTAACCCCCACGCGGAGCTGGCCTGGATGCGGGAGAACTGCCCGGTCTACTGGGATCCGTCCGGCGCCGTATGGGGGGCGTCGACCTATTTCGAGATCAAGCAGGTCTCCCGCCGCCCCGATCTGTTCTGCAGTGGGGAGGGCATCCGGCCCGACGCCGACCGGATGCCGATGATGATCGACATGGACGACCCCGAGCACAAACTGCGCCGCAAACTCGTCTCGGCCGGCTTCACCCCGCGCCGGGTCTCCGGCCGGCGCGCCTACCTCGAGCGGGTCTGCGACGAGATCATCGACAAGGTCTGTGAGCAGGGCGAGTGTGATCTGGTCGCCGACCTGGCCGCCCAGCTTCCACTGATCGTGATCGGGGACGCACTCGGCTTCGAACCCGAGGACCGTCAGTCGCTGCTCAAGTGGTCCGACGACATGCTGAGCGCGCTCACCGGTGGTGACGATCCGGCCCTGATCGAGGACGCCGCCGAGGCCTTCGCCAGGTTCAACGACCACACCGCCCACGTCATCGCCGACCGTCGCCGGTGCCCCCACGACGACCTCATCAGCACGCTCATCGACTCGAGAGTGGACGGCAGTCACCTCGACCAGGACTCACTGCTGGTGGAGTTGCTGCTGATCCTCATCGGCGGCGACGAGACCACCCGCCACGTCATCTCCGGCGGCGCGTGGCAACTGTTCCTGCACCCTGAGCAGCGGCGCAGGCTCACCGGCGATCTCGCGCTCATCCCCACGGCGGTGGAGGAGATGCTGCGCTGGGTGTCCCCGATCAAGAACATGGCCCGTACCGCCACCCGCGACACACGGCTGAACGGCCGGACCATCCACGAGGGCGACAAGCTGCTGCTGCTCTACCCCTCCGCCAACCGCGACGCGCTCGTCTTCGCCGATCCCGGCACCTTCGACATCGGCCGTAGCCCCAACGAGCACCTGGCCTTCGGCAACGGCCCGCACTTCTGCCTCGGCAACAGCCTCGCCAGGCTGGAGATGACCGTCATGTTCGAAAAGCTGCTGACCCGCCTGCCCGACATCGAGCCCGTCGACCGGCAGGAACCTGCCTACCGGCCGGCCAACTTCGTCTCCGGCTACGAGACCATGCCGGTCCGCTTCACGCCCACCCGCCGCTCCGGCGCGACCGCATGA
- a CDS encoding nuclear transport factor 2 family protein, with protein MTELTRAEIEGFWDSWLAINREAERTGDWRVLAGHYAEDATYGWMYAPDEHFMAVGRDQIRDWAIGIEMDGLDGWRYDYQATLIDEKNGMVVGFWKQRSGITDDATGQEYEVLGIGGSWFGIERRTKGADAGQLKIAWQRDWFDMPSTAHTFMEILQAGKAPGTLLKRMSVAGHGVPGHYHHKDLPSTVWPPPVERGDFITQEPAQ; from the coding sequence ATGACGGAACTGACGCGTGCCGAGATCGAGGGGTTCTGGGACTCCTGGCTGGCGATCAACCGGGAGGCGGAGCGCACCGGCGACTGGCGCGTGCTGGCCGGCCACTACGCAGAGGACGCCACGTACGGGTGGATGTACGCGCCCGACGAGCACTTCATGGCGGTAGGCCGCGACCAGATACGGGACTGGGCGATCGGCATCGAGATGGACGGCCTCGACGGCTGGCGCTACGACTACCAGGCGACCCTCATCGACGAGAAGAACGGCATGGTCGTCGGCTTCTGGAAGCAGAGGTCCGGGATCACCGACGACGCCACCGGGCAGGAGTACGAGGTCCTCGGCATCGGCGGCTCCTGGTTCGGCATCGAGCGCCGGACGAAGGGCGCGGACGCCGGCCAGCTCAAGATCGCTTGGCAGCGCGACTGGTTCGACATGCCGTCGACCGCGCACACCTTCATGGAGATCCTCCAGGCCGGCAAGGCACCCGGCACGTTGCTGAAGCGGATGTCCGTCGCCGGCCACGGCGTACCCGGCCACTACCACCACAAGGACCTTCCGAGCACCGTGTGGCCGCCGCCGGTCGAGCGCGGCGACTTCATCACCCAGGAGCCGGCCCAGTGA
- a CDS encoding cytochrome P450, with translation MAVTPAHPLAGIPEVSMVLDDQSPEVPEIIRGTGHLPEMRVDPIRLFTRLREECGDVGRFRLAGKDVVLASGAEANEAFFRAPDEVLDQAAAYPFMTPIFGKGVVFDASPEERQQMLKNQALRGDMMRGHARTIEAEIRRMVDGWGEEGEIDLLDFFAELTIYTTSSCLVGRPFREELDSSFARHYHELERGTDAIAYVDPYADIESFRMRDTARAKLVALVQGIIDRRKARGTVSREDRDLLDVLISLKKEDGADHFDADVITGIFISMMFAGHHTSSGTASWAMIELMRHPGAMADVVAELDDLYSDGSEVSFQALRSIPVLEGALKETLRLHPPLVILMRLVQEDFDLLGHVIPKGTMIAASPRVSNRIEQDFPKAGEFDPGRYIDPRQEDLRNRWTWIPFGAGKHRCVGNAFAMMQLKAIFSVILRDFEFAMAQPAESYRDDHSKMVIQLEQPCRVRYRRRAAR, from the coding sequence ATGGCCGTCACCCCGGCCCATCCGCTCGCCGGCATTCCCGAGGTCTCGATGGTCCTGGACGACCAGAGTCCCGAAGTGCCCGAGATCATCCGCGGTACCGGCCACCTGCCCGAGATGCGGGTCGACCCGATCCGGCTCTTCACCCGGCTCAGGGAGGAATGCGGCGACGTCGGCCGTTTCCGGCTGGCGGGCAAGGACGTCGTGCTGGCCAGCGGCGCGGAGGCCAATGAGGCGTTCTTCCGCGCGCCCGACGAGGTGCTCGACCAGGCGGCGGCGTACCCCTTCATGACGCCGATCTTCGGCAAGGGCGTGGTCTTCGACGCCTCGCCCGAGGAGCGGCAGCAGATGCTGAAGAACCAGGCCCTGCGCGGCGACATGATGCGCGGCCATGCGCGGACCATCGAGGCGGAGATCCGCCGGATGGTCGACGGCTGGGGTGAGGAGGGCGAGATCGACCTGCTCGACTTCTTCGCCGAACTCACCATCTACACCACCTCGTCGTGCCTGGTCGGCAGGCCGTTCCGTGAGGAGCTCGACTCCTCCTTCGCCCGGCATTACCACGAGCTCGAGCGCGGCACCGACGCCATCGCGTACGTCGACCCCTACGCCGACATCGAGAGCTTCCGGATGCGCGACACGGCGCGGGCGAAGCTCGTCGCGCTGGTGCAGGGGATCATCGACCGGCGCAAGGCGCGCGGCACGGTGTCCCGGGAGGACCGCGACCTGCTCGACGTCCTCATCTCGCTGAAGAAGGAGGACGGCGCCGATCACTTCGACGCCGACGTCATCACCGGGATCTTCATCTCGATGATGTTCGCCGGGCATCACACCAGCTCGGGTACGGCGTCCTGGGCGATGATCGAACTGATGCGGCACCCCGGCGCGATGGCCGACGTCGTCGCCGAGCTCGACGACCTCTACTCCGACGGTTCTGAGGTGTCGTTCCAGGCGCTGCGGTCGATCCCGGTGCTGGAGGGGGCGCTGAAGGAGACGCTGCGGCTCCACCCGCCGCTCGTCATCTTGATGCGGTTGGTGCAGGAGGACTTCGACCTGCTCGGCCACGTCATCCCGAAGGGCACCATGATCGCCGCCTCGCCACGGGTGTCCAACCGGATCGAGCAGGACTTTCCGAAGGCCGGCGAGTTCGACCCCGGACGCTACATCGACCCGCGCCAGGAGGACCTGCGGAACCGCTGGACCTGGATCCCGTTCGGCGCCGGCAAGCATCGCTGTGTCGGCAACGCGTTCGCGATGATGCAGCTGAAGGCGATCTTCTCGGTCATCCTGCGTGACTTCGAGTTCGCGATGGCGCAGCCCGCGGAGTCCTACCGCGACGACCACTCGAAGATGGTCATCCAGCTCGAGCAGCCGTGCCGCGTCCGCTATCGCAGGAGGGCCGCGCGATGA
- a CDS encoding PaaI family thioesterase, protein MAGQDSTDVLEGKAILAARIRELIELTVLVDGPESMFAEAADRVAAVVSILRAATDSEPGVPAGRGWPPGVDDALEGVGNPLAPPMIIGHPGESGADGEVAALVTLGSAHEGAPGRAHGGWVAAILDHAVGRAAAQAGSPGMTVSLTVDYHRATPYGVPLDVRSRRVDQAGRKVFASAEILTDGQVTASATATLVTVRALANKAGGERPGPGSD, encoded by the coding sequence ATGGCCGGTCAGGACAGTACGGACGTGTTGGAGGGCAAGGCGATTCTCGCCGCCCGGATTCGTGAACTGATCGAGCTGACGGTGCTCGTGGACGGCCCCGAGTCGATGTTCGCCGAAGCGGCCGATCGGGTCGCCGCTGTCGTCTCGATTCTGCGCGCGGCGACCGACAGCGAGCCCGGAGTGCCGGCCGGCCGGGGGTGGCCACCCGGCGTTGACGATGCGTTGGAGGGGGTCGGCAATCCGCTCGCGCCACCGATGATCATCGGCCACCCCGGCGAGAGCGGAGCCGACGGCGAGGTCGCGGCGCTGGTGACACTGGGCAGCGCACACGAGGGCGCCCCGGGGCGGGCGCACGGCGGCTGGGTGGCCGCCATCCTCGACCACGCCGTGGGCAGGGCGGCGGCCCAGGCGGGCTCGCCGGGAATGACCGTGTCGCTGACCGTCGACTACCACCGGGCCACCCCGTACGGCGTTCCGCTCGATGTCCGGTCGCGCCGGGTGGACCAGGCGGGCCGCAAGGTGTTCGCCAGTGCGGAGATCCTGACGGACGGCCAGGTCACCGCGAGTGCCACGGCGACGCTGGTGACCGTCCGCGCGTTGGCGAACAAGGCCGGCGGCGAACGTCCCGGGCCGGGCTCGGACTGA
- a CDS encoding LLM class F420-dependent oxidoreductase — translation MRNGIVLFTSDRGIRPAALAKAAEERGFDTVYVPEHTHIPARRDALHPTGGAELPDDRYLRTLDPWISLATCAAVTERIGLATAVSLPVESDPITLAKTLATLDHLSGGRVTIGAGFGWNTDELSDHHVPAAKRRTVLKEYLEAMRALWTEEEASYDGEFVSFGPSWAYPKPPQGRIPVIIGAGGGPKTMKWIARNADGWMTTPIETDIAEKAAVLRKEWADAGREGEPDVRILVAKKPAEEDFAAWTAAGASELIWGLPDAEESQVLGHLDKMAARLGLGPGA, via the coding sequence ATGCGCAACGGAATCGTGCTCTTCACCTCAGATCGCGGCATCAGACCGGCCGCCCTTGCCAAGGCGGCGGAGGAGCGCGGCTTCGACACCGTCTACGTGCCCGAGCACACCCACATTCCGGCGCGCCGTGACGCCCTGCACCCCACCGGCGGGGCGGAGCTGCCCGACGACCGTTACCTGCGGACCCTCGACCCGTGGATCTCGCTCGCCACCTGCGCCGCGGTCACGGAGCGGATCGGACTGGCCACCGCGGTGTCGCTCCCCGTGGAGTCCGATCCGATCACCCTGGCCAAGACCCTGGCCACGCTCGATCACCTGTCCGGCGGGCGAGTCACCATCGGCGCCGGCTTCGGGTGGAACACCGACGAGCTCAGCGACCACCACGTGCCCGCGGCCAAGCGCCGTACCGTCCTCAAGGAGTACCTCGAGGCGATGCGGGCGCTGTGGACCGAGGAGGAGGCGTCCTACGACGGCGAGTTCGTGTCGTTCGGACCGAGCTGGGCCTACCCCAAGCCGCCCCAGGGCCGGATTCCGGTGATCATCGGCGCTGGGGGCGGCCCGAAGACGATGAAGTGGATCGCGCGGAACGCCGACGGGTGGATGACCACGCCCATCGAGACCGATATCGCCGAGAAGGCGGCGGTCCTGCGCAAGGAGTGGGCCGACGCGGGCCGCGAGGGCGAGCCCGATGTCCGGATCCTGGTCGCGAAGAAGCCCGCCGAGGAGGACTTCGCCGCCTGGACGGCCGCCGGCGCCTCGGAGTTGATCTGGGGCCTGCCCGACGCCGAGGAGAGCCAGGTGCTCGGCCATCTGGACAAGATGGCCGCGCGGCTCGGACTCGGCCCGGGCGCCTGA
- a CDS encoding cytochrome P450 has product MTAATTGVPLVFDPYDYEFHEDPYPLYARLRDEAPVFRAEADDLWVVSRHADVFEVLRDDVTFSNRMGVSLDASAWSPHAHRVMSFLALDGQEQTRLRRLVSAGFTPRRVKELEPRIQRLTDRYLAATFASNAEHGEADWIARLAGKLPMDVISEMMGVPEPDRDEVRRLADLVVHREEGVRDVPQAGMDAAIELITYYGAMVKQRRRAATEDLTSALTTAEVDGDRLTDGEIIAFLFLMVVAGNETTTKLLGNALFHLSAHPRQREQVLAASGEALVAPWIEETLRHDTSSQMLARYVTTDIELHGTTVPAGAKLIVLLGSANRDERVFTAPARFDVHRDKAELGKILSFGTGRHFCLGANLARLETRVVLTELVRRVVDFHVHADRAVRVHSTSVRGFANLPATFTLPRA; this is encoded by the coding sequence GTGACCGCCGCCACGACGGGCGTCCCGTTGGTGTTCGATCCCTATGACTACGAGTTCCACGAGGATCCCTATCCGTTGTACGCGCGGCTGCGGGACGAGGCGCCGGTCTTCCGCGCCGAGGCCGACGACCTGTGGGTGGTGTCGCGGCATGCCGACGTGTTCGAGGTGCTCCGCGACGACGTGACCTTCTCGAACCGCATGGGCGTGTCTCTCGACGCGAGCGCGTGGAGCCCGCACGCGCACCGGGTGATGTCGTTCCTGGCGCTGGACGGACAGGAGCAGACCCGGCTGCGCAGGCTGGTCTCCGCCGGGTTCACGCCCCGGCGGGTCAAGGAGCTGGAGCCGCGGATCCAGCGGCTCACCGACCGCTATCTGGCCGCCACGTTCGCATCGAACGCCGAGCACGGTGAGGCCGACTGGATCGCCCGGTTGGCCGGCAAGCTGCCCATGGACGTCATCTCCGAGATGATGGGCGTGCCCGAGCCCGACCGGGACGAGGTGCGCCGGCTCGCCGACCTGGTCGTGCACCGCGAGGAAGGCGTGCGGGACGTGCCGCAGGCCGGCATGGACGCGGCCATCGAGCTGATCACCTACTACGGCGCCATGGTGAAGCAGCGCAGGCGGGCGGCGACGGAGGACCTCACCTCGGCGCTGACTACCGCCGAGGTCGACGGTGACCGGCTCACGGACGGCGAGATCATCGCGTTCCTCTTCCTGATGGTCGTCGCGGGGAACGAGACGACGACCAAGCTGTTGGGCAACGCCCTGTTCCATCTCTCGGCCCATCCGCGGCAGCGGGAGCAGGTGCTGGCCGCGTCCGGCGAGGCCCTCGTGGCGCCGTGGATCGAGGAGACGCTGCGCCACGACACCTCGAGCCAGATGCTGGCGCGCTACGTCACGACCGACATCGAGCTCCACGGCACCACCGTCCCGGCCGGCGCCAAGCTGATCGTGCTGCTCGGGTCGGCCAACCGGGACGAGCGGGTGTTCACCGCGCCGGCCCGGTTCGACGTCCATCGCGACAAGGCCGAGCTGGGGAAGATCCTCAGCTTCGGCACCGGCCGGCACTTCTGCCTCGGCGCCAATCTCGCCCGGCTGGAGACGCGGGTGGTCCTGACCGAGCTGGTGCGCCGCGTCGTGGACTTCCACGTACACGCCGACCGGGCCGTCCGGGTGCACTCGACCAGCGTGCGCGGGTTCGCGAACCTGCCGGCGACCTTCACCCTTCCGAGGGCCTGA
- a CDS encoding ferredoxin, whose product MKVVADTSLCQGHQLCQGEAPEVFGFDEDGDVVVLLQEHPDESLRADVGTAVKYCPAFALSIEEEA is encoded by the coding sequence ATGAAGGTCGTCGCCGATACGAGCCTGTGCCAGGGACACCAGCTCTGTCAGGGCGAGGCCCCCGAGGTCTTCGGCTTCGACGAGGACGGCGACGTGGTGGTCCTCCTCCAGGAGCATCCGGACGAGTCGCTGCGCGCCGACGTAGGGACCGCCGTGAAGTACTGCCCCGCCTTTGCACTCTCGATCGAAGAAGAGGCCTGA